A section of the Dehalobacter sp. DCM genome encodes:
- the sigG gene encoding RNA polymerase sporulation sigma factor SigG has translation MVLNKVEICGVNTSKLPVLSGAKMKELFVKYQAGDKSAREQLVRGNLRLVLSVIQRFSNRGEHVDDLFQVGCIGLMKAIDNFDLGQNVKFSTYAVPMIIGEIRRYLRDNNPIRVSRSLRDIAYKALQIRDKLASECAREPTINEIAQKLEISHEDVIFALDAIQEPVSLFEPIYHDGGDPIFVMDQIGDDKQSDRLWLESIAIREGMGKLGEREKKIISLRFFQGKTQMEVAEEIGISQAQVSRLEKAALKYMRKHV, from the coding sequence ATGGTCTTAAACAAGGTCGAGATCTGCGGGGTCAATACATCCAAACTGCCCGTCTTGAGTGGGGCCAAGATGAAAGAGCTGTTCGTGAAATACCAGGCTGGTGATAAATCAGCCCGCGAACAATTGGTCCGAGGGAATCTCCGGTTAGTCTTGAGTGTCATTCAGCGCTTCAGTAACAGAGGAGAACATGTTGACGACCTGTTTCAGGTCGGCTGTATCGGGCTAATGAAAGCGATCGATAATTTTGACCTTGGCCAAAATGTCAAATTTTCGACGTATGCTGTGCCGATGATCATCGGGGAAATAAGGCGCTATTTAAGAGACAATAACCCAATCCGGGTAAGTCGTTCTTTGAGGGATATCGCATATAAAGCGTTGCAGATCAGGGATAAACTTGCTTCGGAATGCGCACGGGAACCAACGATCAATGAGATTGCACAGAAACTGGAAATATCTCATGAAGATGTCATTTTTGCGTTAGACGCTATTCAGGAACCTGTATCGCTGTTCGAACCGATTTATCATGACGGCGGTGATCCCATCTTTGTGATGGACCAAATTGGTGACGATAAACAATCGGACAGACTTTGGTTAGAGTCGATAGCCATCCGGGAAGGAATGGGCAAGCTGGGCGAGCGTGAAAAGAAAATTATTTCGCTCCGGTTTTTTCAGGGGAAAACCCAGATGGAAGTTGCTGAGGAAATCGGTATTTCTCAAGCCCAGGTATCCCGTTTGGAAAAGGCTGCCTTAAAGTATATGCGCAAACACGTTTGA
- a CDS encoding YlmC/YmxH family sporulation protein, translated as MKVSELRVLDIVNIEDGRRLGPVIDLDLDLEKGLVKGIVIMTGYKGKGFFSGGRGGDVLIPWDKVLKIGVDVILVDGKDLINIAY; from the coding sequence ATGAAGGTTTCCGAGCTGCGTGTGCTGGATATTGTTAATATTGAAGATGGACGTCGTCTGGGACCGGTTATCGATCTTGATCTTGACCTGGAAAAAGGGCTTGTGAAGGGTATTGTCATTATGACAGGTTATAAAGGAAAAGGATTTTTCAGCGGCGGACGCGGCGGAGATGTCCTTATACCTTGGGATAAAGTACTAAAAATTGGCGTCGATGTTATTCTGGTAGACGGCAAAGATCTTATCAATATTGCCTATTAA